cctctggctttctccctagaaaatacgaatgtgtagagctggtgtctccatgtggaaccaattagtgtttctacggtacaaaattaaatgttccctgataaaagattttcaaaacaataaagtccattgatagtgtccggaaatcacaaacacagatgctgtagcaatatctgggattgagttagccagaacaaacccagatatttccagtttcatcctgtcatatccggaaaactggtgtggaattcgtatggaatggaccgagaaaatcacagataaaatggttttggagaaaagcaaagtcttttcgttaggcaagtgcataaaatgtcatcgatactaaaagaaatatcatttttttggccacagttcctctagctttctccttagaaaatatgaacatgtagagctggtgtccccatgatgaaccaattagtgtttccaagcacaaaattaaatgttccctgataaaaaacattcaaaacaataaagtccgttgatagtgtccggaaaacacaaacaaagaggctgtagcaatatctgggattgagttagccagaacaaacccagatatttccagtttcatcctgtcatatctggaaaactggtgtggaattcctatggaatggaccgagaaaatcacagataaaatggttttggagaaaagcaaagtcttttcgttaggcaagtgcataaaatgtcatctacacaaacagaaatatcctgtttgtttgcagcagttcctctggctttctccctagaaaatacgaatgcgtagagctggtgtctccatgtggaaccaattactgtatccaagctcaaaataaaatgttccgcgataaaagactttcaaaacaataaagtctgttgataatatcccgagaAAACCAAccaagagtctgtagcaatacctgggattgagttagccaaaacaaaaccggatatttccggttttatccactcatatcctgacaaagaggtctggaattcgtaggcaatggaccgaggaaatcacagataaaatcgttttggagaaaaacaaagtcttttcgttaggcaagtgcataaaatgtcatctatacaaacagaaatatcatgtttgtcttcctcatttcctctagctttctccctataaaatacgagtgtatagagctggtgtccccatgatgaaccaattagtgtttcaatggtacaaaattaaatgttccctgataaaaacattcaaaagaataaagtccatcgataatatccagaaaacacaaacacagaagctttcacaatattttggattgagttagccaaaacacaactggatatttctggttttatccagtcatttctggaaaaggtggtgtggaattcatatggaatggaccgagaaaatcacagataaaatggtttaggagtaaagcaaagtcttttcattaggcaagggcataaaatgtcatcgatacttaaagaaatataatttttttggccacagttcctctagctttctccttagaaaatatgaatatgtggagctggtgtccccatgtggatccaattagtgtttctacggtacaaaattaatgttccctgataaaaacattcaaaacaataaagtccatcgataatatccagaaaacacaaacacagaagctttcacaatattttggattgagttagccaaaacacaaccggatatttccggttttatccagtcatttctggaaaaggtggtgtggaattcgtatgcaatggaccgagaaaatcagagcaaaaatggtttggcgaaaagcaaagtcttttcgttaggcaagtgcataaaatgtcatctacacaaacagaaatatcaggtttgtttgcagcagttcctctggctttctccctagaaaatacgaatgtgtagagctggtgtctccatgtggaaccagttacagTTTCCAAGCTCattataaaatgttccccaataaaagactttcaaaacaataaagtctgttgataatatcccgtaaaaaccaacccagagtctgtagcaatatctgggattgagttagccaaaacaaaaccggatatttccggttttatccactcatatccggacaaagaggtgtggaattcgtatgcaatggaccgagaaaatcagagcaaaaatggcttggagaaaagcaaagtcttttcattaggaaagtgcataaaatgtcatctacacaaacagaaatatcatgtttgtttgcagcagttcctctagctttctccctagaaaatacgaatgcgtagagctggtgtctccatgtggaaccaattactgtatccaagctcaaaataaaatgttccccgataaaagactttcaaaaccataaagtctgttgataatatctagaaagaaccaacccagaggctgtagcaatatctgggattgagttagccaaaacaaaaccggatatttctggttttatccactcatatccggacaaagaggtgtggaattcgtatgcaatggaccgagaaaatcacagtaaaaacggttttggagaaaagcaatgtcttttcgttaggcaagtgcataaaatatcatcgatactaaaagaaatatcacttttggccatagttcctctagctttctcctcagaaaatatgaacatgtagagccggtgtccccatgatgaaccaattagtgtttccaagcacaaaattaaatgttccctgataaaaaacattcaaaacaataaagtccgttgatagtgtccggaaaacacaaacacagaggctgtagcaatatctgggattgagttagccagaacaaacccagatatttccagtttcatcctgtcatatcgggaaaactggtatggaattcgtatgcaatgtaccgagaaaatcacagataaaatggttttggagaaaaacaaagtcttttcgttaggcaagtgcataaaatgtcatctatacaaacagaaatatcatctttgtcttcctcatttcctctagctttctccctataaaatacgaatgtatagagctggtgtccccatgatgaaccaattagtgtttcaatggtacaaaattaaatgttccctgataaaaacattcaaaacaataaagtccatcgataatatccagaaaacacaaacacagaagctttcacaatattttggattgagttagccaaaacacaaccggatatttctggttttatccagtcatttctggaaaaggtggtgtggaattcgtatgcaatggaccgagaaaatcagagcaaaaatggtttggcgaaaagcaaagtcttttcgttaggcaagtgcataaaatggcatctacacaaacagaaatatcatgtatgttttcagcatttccactggctttctgcctagaaaatacgaatgtgtagagctggtgtctccatgtggaaccaattactgtatccaagctcaaaataaaatgttccccgataaaagactttcaaaaccataaagtctgttgataatatcccgaacaaaccaacccagagtctgtagcaatatctgggattgagttagccaaaacaaaaccggatatttccggttttatccactcatatccagacaaagaggtgtggaattcgtatggaatggaccgagaaaatcacagtaaaaatggttttggagaaaagcaagtgcataaaatgtcatctatacaaacagaaatatcatgtttgcttgccgcagttcctctagctttctccctagaaaatacgaatgcgtagagctggtgtctccatgtggaaccaattactgtttccaagctcaaaataaaatgttccccgataaaagactttcaaaaccctaaagtctgttgataatatctagaaagaaccaacccagaggctgtagcaatatctgggattgagttagccaaaacaaaaccggatatttctggttttatccactcatatccggacaaagaggtgtggaattcgtatgcaatggaccgagaaaatcacagtaaaaacggttttggagaaaagcaatgtcttttcgttaggcaagtgcataaaatatcatcgatactaaaagaaatatcacttttggccacagttcctctagctttctcctcagaaaatatgaacatgtagagccggtgtccccatgatgaaccaattagtgtttccaagcacaaaattaaatgttccctgataaaaaacattcaaaacaataaagtccgttgatagtgtccggaaaacacaaacacagaggctgtagcaatatctgggattgagttagccagaacaaacccagatatttccagtttcatcctgtcatatcgggaaaactggtatggaattcgtatgcaatgtaccgagaaaatcacagataaaatggttttggagaaaagcaaagtcttttcgttaggcaagtgcataaaatgtcatctacacaaacagaaataccatgtttgtttgcagcagttcctctggctttctccctagaaaatacgaatgcgtagagctggtgtccccatgtggaacccattactgtatccaagttgaaaatacaatgttccccgataaaaaaacatcgaaaacaataaagtccgttgataatatccagaaagaacaaacccagaggctgtagcaatatctgggattgagttagccaaaacaaaccagatattccagttttatccactcatatccggacaaagaggtgtggaattcatatgcaatggaccgagaaaatcacagataaaatggttttggagaaaaacaaagtcttttcgttaggcaagtgcataaaatgtcatctatacaaacagaaatatcatctttgtcttcctcatttcctctagctttctccctataaaatacgaatgtatagagctggtgtccccatgatgaaccaattagtgtttcaatggtacaaaattaaatgttccctgataaaaacattcaaaacaataaagtccatcgataatatccagaaaacacaaacacagaagctttcacaatattttggattgagttagccaaaacacaaccggatatttctggttttatccagtcatttctggaaaaggtggtgtggaattcgtatgcaatggaccgagaaaatcagagcaaaaatggtttggcgaaaagcaaagtcttttcgttaggcaagtgcataaaatggcatctacacaaacagaaatatcatgtatgtttgcagcagttccactggctttctgcctagaaaatacgaatgtgtagagctggtgtctccatgtggaaccaattactgtatccaagctcaaaataaaatgttccccgataaaagactttcaaaaccataaagtctgttgataatatcccgaacaaaccaacccagagtctgtagcaatatctgggattgagttagccaaaacaaaaccggatatttccggttttatccactcatatccagacaaaaaggtgtggaattcgtatggaatggaccgagaaaatcacagtaaaaatggttttggagaaaagcaagtgcataaaatgtcatctatacaaacagaaatatcatgtttgcttgccgcagttcctctagctttctccctagaaaatacgaatgtgtagagctggtgtctccatgtggacccaattagtgtttccaagcacaaaattaaatgttccctgataaaaaacattcaaaacaataaagtccatcgataatatccagaaaacacaaacacagaagctttcaaaatattttggattgagttagccaaaacacaaccggatatttctggttttatccagtcatttctggaaaaggtggtgtggaattcgtatgcaatggaccgagaaaatcagagcaaaaatggtttggggaaaagcaaagtcttttcgttaggcaagtgcataaaatgtcatctacacaaacagaaatatcatgtatgtttgcagtgtaggaccctaaaaattggtttcctatagagagagacccccagaagcacgaattccactccagtggatgcaaagagcatgaggaaagtttatttcatttgcaaatgtgtcgtctctcagtaacactacaaagcagtgcagagagaacgaccccgaccTTTAATTGCCCacagtatttaagatttaaaagcacaacattagcatatctccacatcattacaaaagatcacaagataaaccacagcatgacaaataaatcacaaggtacttgagtaagcacaaatatggggtcatcatgacatagattgggtacatttccgatcaacttctgtttttgtggtttttaaaacttaaaacaattatcacatgccacacgttcagctaaagttcaattatctcataacagcattttgtaagccaaagcattttgcacagaagcaaaacagtatgcagttagctctagcaactccattttaaccccttcctgccttattttctcattccccccttttctttttgtcaaattttaatcttaaaatttaagggatagCTGTATTTTAAAATCCTTCTTCTATGTCCTCCGGTTTTAAACTTTGGTACTGTTGGGTTAGGATCAAGGCGTGGGTGACAGACAGTCTAtctttaacaaactgaagaagcctatttattatgcagggtccaatggttaaaattaagagtaataTTACTAAGGGCCCTGCGATAGAGGAGATTAAAGTTGTGAGCCAAGGGGATGAATTAAACCAGCCCTGGAACCATGACTGTCCTGTCTTAAAATAGCTCTCCCGCTGTTTTAatctttcccttaattttgccatgTTATCTCTGACCACTCCAGTGTGATCCacatagaaacaacactcttccTTTAAGGCTGCACAAAGTCCCCCCTCCTTTAGAAATACCAAATCCAGCCCCcttctattttgtaatactacCTCAGAAAGTGAAGTTAAGGATTTTTCCAAGGCACTAACAGATTCTTCTAAGGCTCGTAGGTCTGAATGCATAGCTTGCTGTAGCAGGTGAAATTGATTTGTCTTTTGTAGAGCAGTAActccggtacctatgcctgccCCAATACCCCCAACTGTGAGTCCTCCTAATATAAGAGCTAGCGTTATGGATACGGGTTCCCTACGGAACCGGAGATTTCCCTCATAGTGTTGGTAGACTTCTTCAGAGCTATGCAACGTGACCCGAGGCCATATTTCAACCATGACGCACCAttcatgagtttgattatgagctTGTCCTGCCAAGCAGGGGGTCAGGCCAGTATTACATGCCCAATATAACCCATCTGGCCCTGTTAAATAATAGGCGCCTGGTTTGAGGGTCATGGTTTTGTTACAGAGGCCCTGGTATCGAGGGGGAACGGAGCCTACACAAAGCCCCCGTCCTGTTACTTCTGTAAGAGTCAGCCGGTGGGATGGCAAACTAGAGCACCGGGGAGGGACAGTAGTGTGGTTGGTCCAATTTCCAATGACGGCcactccctcataataagggggaggtgaggcaaGACACATCCAGCAATCCTGGGTTCTATTGGGGTCAGAACTATTTAGTGCATGGTAGGCCCCATCTATTAGGCTGAGGAGCCTACTCTCTGCCCCGGGTAAAGGGGTAGACGCAGAACCGGGCAGAGGAGGCGTGGTTACCACAGGCTTACTTGAAAAGGCGGGTGTCAAGGGAGTCAGACTGGACCGATTGTCGGCAGGCGTCTGAGTGGGCCGATTCCTAACAAGCACTTGCCCACgggatttttcctttttaaaaggtaCAGCGGGtggccttttttgttttgttaatagtTTGTTTGGCCCAATTGATACGGATGCGACAGTAACCGTCCGGCTCAAGGCGAATAGAGCAAAGGGATCTTTAGCCGGTCTATGCAAGTAGATGCCCCATGATTTGGGCCCCACCCATTTGTcctgttttcccttatctgtgaagCGAAGGATCTGGAGGTGGCACCTACCCAACGTTCCATCCAAACAAGTACTACAGTCCCTTCCCCCACATTCGCTAAACGTTATACCTGGAGCCGCCCTGATAGTAATCATGTCCCATGAAGAGGAGGGGTTCCAGTATGCGCTTccagtggtttcacatccccatGCTCCACAGTACCCCACCTCGGGGCCCCCGCAACctgggagaggttttccattctttCCCCCGGGACAAACATAGGTCCCTCCTTTCCCCACACATACACCCTCAGCATCAAAAAGTTGACAGAGGTCAAAATACATATCTGGAAAGAAATTACTAAGAACATCAAAAGCAGTGGAGCTGTTGACAGTTGCTCCGGTTCTTAAATTGATAATTTGCCAAGTAATTTGATGAGGGATATGGGGGCTTGATCTTACTGCTACCACGCTAAAAGAGAGTACCAAGAGTAGAAGGAGCTTATCTTGGGGGGGTCTTGAGTGCGTTGTCGCCTCCATTCCGGTGTCGGCTTGTTGGCAGGACTGCCGGTCCCTTGACTCTGTTCAGCTGCTGCCCTCCTAACGTGAACCCAGGCGGCAATCCCGTCCACTTTTATTGCTGTTGGCGTGGTCAGTACCTCAGTGCGGCTCAGGAGTCTCGGTCAGATGCTTACGAGTGTAGACGATGTTCCAGCCCTGGAGCGAGTGTGGGAGCACagggcacttggactggtatacGGCAGCCAGCTGCTTTTCTATGTGCTCGTAAGTCAGCTACAAGACACGGAAGCAAGTCAGCAGGGTAGGGAAAGTTACAAAAGGGTGGCAGTATAAAAATGTAGTGTTATATAAAAAttgtgtagcagcaatttgacccagtctccagtgccagtctccaccattaatcatacgttttacctaactatatccccagtactttggctaccgctaccaccatctgacttaccccataaacacaatgcaactttctatttccaccacctgtgccaccatctgacttaccctggagacgaaagccggcccggtgtctgaccccagtacctttggtagtccaaatcagggaaacattggcgcaatttttcttcttggtcgataaagcctctgtccattttgagttccccgtgggtggtggcgagagcgtacctgctgtttttgtgcatttccacccgctcctttttcttagctgcacagagtgcatggtccatagcgatcagccctgcctgccgagcagagtcctcggggggttgaaggtggaaacccagacgtgtcccaatgagggaggggccgaggggccgctgtcgcccagtctcaccactccgctgctgtcatcttttctcttgtcgtcttgcaggggccgtttcggtcagttcagtctcgcgtggcagtcgtacaccactagattctcgttgttagtcggatcTTCCCGTTGTTAGCCAGACCTTAGGCAAGCTTGTTcttttgggcacttttctgtgcttttgtcagtctccggggtccctgcctatcctgattctcccttactctgcttcctgttaactgtggtggccaggatcctagttagttcctctttcttagcccattttaaacttcctttttttaactaaataactttaaccccttcagctaaactcctcaggagagtctggcagtagagactgagtctcctacagagttccatttaagtgtagcaaaattaatgttagtaaaacaggccctgcaagtcctgtcagggcttgtgatcctagttatatggaggaggaggacggccagctagaacgggccgggggtccttcctcctctatttcatcggattcttcctcctccatttctcttctggtttccaaaaagggcaccgcgGGCCTTTTTGGGAAGCAGGGGATATATGGTGCCCTTCTAAGGAGGCGGGGGGAATAAGGTGGTGGAATAtcaaaaaggtcttcctgttcGCCTGGAGGAGCTaagggtttttcaggtttgagggtgtccaattcctgcaATGGGTAGAGGGTTGAAGTAGGGTATTTGCCCTGGTCTGCAAGttccgatactaggggtgttgcgggtaaaatcggagggggtttggggctcgacgccacccccagggcaactgctgacaactcagaactgggTTTCATCCTCAGGACGGTGGTGGGTATAGcaggatcgagctctgccaccgccctgttggaaaggaggaaaggttttacccagtctggggggtttttcgccaggtcctcccacacaaagatgtagggcacttgatttgggcgcccttctttacctcccctgcagacctggctcttcacctgtaaaataattcgagagtcaaaagtcccatcccatGGCCACCCaatgtttaaggctggccactcggacgtacaaaaacttgtccagttcttcttctgcactcttatagacaagatttgggcccgctcccggacctctctccaatgacctagagtaagactcaaaggtgtagttaattcctgccccatgttggaggggaaaggcaaataaggagagtatattagaacacagaaacaatcacaagactcacaaatcacaagactcacaaagacactgcgcgcaaaaccaagataaaactgaaaccaaaaacttCCGACagcagtggctgctgccaccagcccttctcccggggaagaaaaccttccctaaccagaacttccgatgggagcgaagcgactgccacccgccaggctcccccagaataccgccactggagcgtcctccagggcctgagccaggggtattgacacgtctgtcttgcctactactggctcttttcagatacaggtcccgtacaggcacaatttcagtaaaacatgaacctccggtacgtcaagcgccccaggaaaacagctaaaacataaacctccggtacgtcaagcgccccgggaaaaaaaataaaataataaaaaaatcaacaaaacacacaaaaatacttaaaagagcaaagacttacctccgattggaaaatggagcgtgggtctggggtctcgaatcccggacgagcccccaatgtaggaccctaaaaattggtgtcctatagagagagacccccagaagcacgaattccactccaatggatgcaaagagcatgaggaaagtttatttcatttgcaaatgggtcgtctctcagtaacactacaaagcagtgcagagagaacgaccccgaccTTTAATTGCCCacagtatttaagatttaaaagcacaacattagcatatctccacatcattacaaaagatcacaagataaaccacagcatgacaaataaatcacaaggtacttgagtaagcacaaatatggggtcatcatgacatagattgggtacatttccgatcaacatctgtttttgtggtttttaaaacttaaaataattatcacatgccacacgttcagctaaagttcaattatctcataacagcattttgcaagccaaagcattttgcacagaagcaaaacagtatgcagttagctctagcaactccattttaaccccatcctgccttattttctcagcaggaattcctctaggtttctccctagaaaatacaaatgtgtagagctggtgtctccatgtggaaccaattactgtatccaagctcaaaataaaatgttccccgataaaagactttcaaaaccataaactctgttgataatatcccgaaaaaaccaacccagagtctgtagcaatatctgggattgagttagccaaaacaaaaccggatatttccggttttatccactcatatccggacaaagaggtgtggaattcatatggaatggaccgagaaaatcacagtaaaaatggttttggagaaaagcaaagtcttttcgttaggcaagtgcataaaatgtcatctatacaaacagaaatatcatttttgtcttcctcatttcctctagctttctccctagaaaatacgaatgtatagagctggtgtccccatgatgaaccaattagtgtttcaatggtacaaaattaaatgttccctgataaaaacattcaaaacaataaagtccatcgataatatccagaaaacacaaacacagaagctttcacaatattttggattgagttagccaaaacacaaccggata
This DNA window, taken from Lepus europaeus isolate LE1 unplaced genomic scaffold, mLepTim1.pri SCAFFOLD_159, whole genome shotgun sequence, encodes the following:
- the LOC133754543 gene encoding MLV-related proviral Env polyprotein-like, with the translated sequence MEATTHSRPPQDKLLLLLVLSFSVVAVRSSPHIPHQITWQIINLRTGATVNSSTAFDVLSNFFPDMYFDLCQLFDAEGVCVGKGGTYVCPGGKNGKPLPGCGGPEVGYCGAWGCETTGSAYWNPSSSWDMITIRAAPGITFSECGGRDCSTCLDGTLGRCHLQILRFTDKGKQDKWVGPKSWGIYLHRPAKDPFALFALSRTVTVASVSIGPNKLLTKQKRPPAVPFKKEKSRGQVLVRNRPTQTPADNRSSLTPLTPAFSSKPVVTTPPLPGSASTPLPGAESRLLSLIDGAYHALNSSDPNRTQDCWMCLASPPPYYEGVAVIGNWTNHTTVPPRCSSLPSHRLTLTEVTGRGLCVGSVPPRYQGLCNKTMTLKPGAYYLTGPDGLYWACNTGLTPCLAGQAHNQTHEWCVMVEIWPRVTLHSSEEVYQHYEGNLRFRREPVSITLALILGGLTVGGIGAGIGTGVTALQKTNQFHLLQQAMHSDLRALEESVSALEKSLTSLSEVVLQNRRGLDLVFLKEGGLCAALKEECCFYVDHTGVVRDNMAKLRERLKQRESYFKTGQSWFQGWFNSSPWLTTLISSIAGPLVILLLILTIGPCIINRLLQFVKDRLSVTHALILTQQYQSLKPEDIEEGF